ACTGTGTCGTTGCGCCTGCTGGTTGGTTTGTGTTGGTCCTGAGCTAGCCTTGGGCCCTGTGGGGATTGTCTTGCTTTGCTGATTCGCAGGTCTTGCAGGGGCGACGGAGTTCGTTAGGGGGAGAGATACATGCGATGGAAGGACGTGATGGACTTGAAGCACCAGTGCTGAACAGGTAGTTGCATTTTGTGAGCAAAGGTATTGAATCATGAAAAATGATTAAACTTACATCCATCAATCGGTTGCCCAGAATATTGAGCCCTGATTCTTTCCGCATCCTCAGCAGTCTCCACATACACAAGCATTACCCCTTGAAAATCTCCATTTTCGCTGTGAAGGCTCGTAACAGATGTTGTGAGGGGTGAGAGATGCAGAGGTTctgagaggagaaggtcCTAAAAAGGATAGGAACAACATCAGAAACTATTTGTTCAAAAACGGGCAATAAACTCACGCGTAAATCACTAGCAGTGATATCGGGAGGCAGGCCAGCGAAAAGAACGCGGTGGGGTTCTCGCGACAAAGGTTCTCTGCTCGGCAACGCCGAAGTGGATGGCGTAGAGTAATAAGCGGCTGGTTGAACTGGCGGTACACCTTGTTCGTAGTTGTTATAGCGAGGATAGGCCATGATGTAATAGTCTTAGGTCGGGTTAGATCGATGGATGTCAAGAAGCGAACGAACGACGGAAAGAATAGTAATTATTGTACGCCAAATGCGTGCGTGTGTAGCGAGTGATACGCACGAGCCCGTAATTAAATTAGAATGCAGAGCGGATAGCGGGAACAGATTTTCAAATGCTCTGATTACAATTTACAAAGCATATTATTACGAACATAACAAATCAATTATGTGGCCCATGTGAATAGACTTGTATATACCGTACGTATAATTCTATTATGATGGGTCAAATTACTCGCTATTCATCTCTATCAAGCCACATCGGTGTTTCTGGATTATTTGTACATCCTGTCATTATAGCATTGATACATACAAAATCATCTACACTGATCTACAAATACCGTTCCATAGAGGGCCTTGGCGGGGCCCTGCCTCGTTTTTCGTTTCGAGGTGATAAACTTGGTGATGGCTCTCTGGTTTCTTTGATATTCAATGTCGCCCTTCCGCTGTCTCCTCCACTGCTGCTAGCCCCCACACTTGGCATTCTTGGTCGGGAATGGACGTTTAACGGGGCAACACTATTCTTAGTAGAAACTGTTGCTTCTCTCTCGCAGCACCGAACTAGATTGACCAACTCCAGAGTTAGATCCTTCGGTCACAGGAGAAGAACCAAAGTATGAGGCGGCTTCTATATTCTTCGGTTTGTTTGGTTTGTTTGTTTCGAGTTTGGAAAACGGCCAGGGCCGCGTTTAGTAGGTGCATGCGTGCCTAAATGTAGAACTGATTCGCGCACCTGATCAGGACGCGGCCAGGAGGATTCCTTGCGTTTTCAGACAGAGGTGAATACGGAATGGGGATAGTCTGAAGGATTAGATGAAGGTTgcagaagggaagagagaaggaaagtgAAATCGAGCCCTACGTCTCGTAGCAACTGGTAGGTTTAGGTGATGATTTAGCAATGTAACTTATTACCGACAAATGGCCTACCTTTCGATTCTGCGTAGCTGTAACGTGCAAGCATTCATTAACAGTGGATTCACTGATGTTGGGTGCATCCATCTGACGCCTGAAAAGATCCGCAAACGTTTCAATTTGCTGTTTCGCCCAAGTAACAAAGCCTAAGACCAAGCAAATGAGTATAATGTCTCCGACAGATTGGATTACTCACCAGACGCCATGTTGTTCTCTTTGAAAGCGTTCATGTACCAGTCGCTGGTATGCCTGATAATGGTGAAGATCACCACAGCCAATTCATTGATGTAGATGCTAACATCTCCATCGCATTTGATACTTCGCACCCTTTTAAACATTAACTCTCTCCTGGACTCCAAAAAAGAATCCCGAGCATGATCGGCAAGGTCGAGTCGGACAAGAAGTGATATAAGGCGGGCGGATGAAGATTTGCGAaggtttgaagaagaaaggtcGTGCGAAATCTGGGATACCAGAGAAGGAACTAACTGCTCGAGGCGAGATACGAGGAGGGAATGGGCGGAGGAGTTAGATTCAATGGACTTGGAGAGAGCTTGGCCTAACACGTATATAAGCGAAATTCCTAATACCAACAAAAAAGTCACCTTTTTCCACTAATTTCACTGATTCTTCCCAATCTCGAATGGCAATGGCCATTGTTAGTTCGTCGCCGTACTCATCAATCCACCGAAGATCCTTCGAGTCCGCCATGGATGGCCCAATGGTAGAAAGAGGATGTCCAGAATTGCCAGTACCATTTCCgttcttctttgtttcCGTCAGTCACTGAAAAGATACACTGATTAAACTTACATCGCCTAACCACATAGTTTTTCTTCGCTCTTGCTCCTTTTCACtatcctttctcttcttttcattgGCTTCTCGAGATATTTGTCTGAAGGCGTTAATAAGTGCCCTTTTGTCATCGGATTTCTGCGTTCTGTAGACACAATGTTCTTTCCCGCGGTGAACCTTGATCACGTTAACCAATTCTACGCCGAGTATC
This Cryptococcus neoformans var. neoformans JEC21 chromosome 9 sequence DNA region includes the following protein-coding sequences:
- a CDS encoding expressed protein — protein: MAYPRYNNYEQGVPPVQPAAYYSTPSTSALPSREPLSREPHRVLFAGLPPDITASDLRDLLLSEPLHLSPLTTSVTSLHSENGDFQGVMLVYVETAEDAERIRAQYSGQPIDGSLVLQVHHVLPSHVSLPLTNSVAPARPANQQSKTIPTGPKASSGPTQTNQQAQRHSAQRNSMSGKKAAGAMHAQAESAPPGLALLKRIGKAGQEDDRRKQQGGANKQKANVKSHSAGADLLSRLNPSPGDHSKNNKKNKNTKASNGSAKVNRAKGKAA